In a single window of the Lebetimonas sp. JH292 genome:
- a CDS encoding FAD-dependent monooxygenase — translation MKILVIGGGPAGATAAKLLAKKYDVTLIQDRNWDKPCGGGTKIKLFDETDIPKNLIKHKLSHIYMNYKNNKIKIDLKGENLAIVKREEFDRALRELALKEGAKLYYGKFKGFKEKKAIIEINKEKIIFDYDVLIAADGVNSSVRKALNLEPIPKTITHYAKIDKEIETCEFYFDEALGGKYYAWEFPHINKTHIGSVDKTSFSNFCKFLNINVKPKGYFIPIWQENITIQKNNIYFVGDAASQVMPMSFEGIYYAIHSAKILADSIINQKDYKKEWNKRFLKEFKFMKFIEKIHQTKLKGLMIKLHKFEYMRTFSVNLWLHNYEC, via the coding sequence GTGAAAATATTAGTAATTGGAGGAGGTCCCGCCGGAGCGACAGCCGCAAAACTTTTGGCAAAAAAATATGATGTTACATTAATTCAGGACAGGAATTGGGATAAACCCTGCGGAGGAGGAACTAAAATAAAACTGTTCGATGAAACGGATATCCCAAAAAATTTAATAAAACATAAATTAAGCCATATTTATATGAATTATAAAAACAATAAAATAAAAATAGACCTTAAAGGTGAAAATTTAGCAATTGTTAAAAGAGAAGAGTTTGACAGGGCTTTAAGAGAACTTGCCCTAAAAGAAGGTGCTAAATTATATTATGGAAAATTTAAAGGATTTAAAGAAAAAAAAGCTATAATTGAAATAAATAAAGAAAAAATTATTTTTGATTATGATGTTTTAATAGCGGCCGACGGGGTAAACTCGTCTGTAAGAAAAGCTTTAAATTTAGAACCTATTCCAAAAACAATAACACATTACGCAAAAATTGATAAAGAAATTGAAACCTGTGAATTTTATTTTGATGAAGCCTTAGGCGGCAAATATTATGCATGGGAATTTCCCCATATAAATAAAACTCATATTGGAAGTGTGGATAAAACTAGCTTTAGTAATTTTTGTAAATTTTTAAATATCAATGTAAAACCAAAAGGCTATTTTATTCCTATATGGCAGGAAAACATAACCATTCAAAAAAATAATATTTATTTTGTGGGAGATGCCGCTTCTCAGGTAATGCCTATGAGTTTTGAAGGAATTTATTATGCCATTCATTCAGCCAAAATCTTAGCAGATTCAATTATAAATCAAAAAGATTATAAAAAAGAGTGGAATAAAAGATTTTTAAAAGAATTTAAATTTATGAAGTTTATAGAAAAAATACATCAGACAAAACTTAAAGGATTAATGATAAAACTACATAAATTTGAATATATGAGAACTTTCAGTGTTAATTTGTGGCTGCACAATTATGAATGTTGA
- a CDS encoding tyrosine-protein phosphatase, producing the protein MKNLVKFLFLIFWSILVLVVMWLGVIRQVGNFHKVADGIYRSAQLYEYDFPKYYKKYRFKTIINLRGAHPDKDWYKYEIKFCKDHNITHIDFQMSDKEFQSPKKINEVLKIIKDAKKPVLIHCRAGADRTGLVSAAYLYLIGEKNNSMLSIKYGHFPYLGSPTKAMDESYKKWKMSANEQSKLWKMLNDK; encoded by the coding sequence ATGAAAAATTTAGTTAAATTTCTGTTTTTAATTTTTTGGAGTATACTTGTTTTAGTTGTTATGTGGCTTGGAGTTATCAGGCAGGTTGGCAATTTTCATAAGGTAGCTGACGGAATTTACAGGAGTGCCCAGCTGTATGAATATGATTTTCCCAAATATTATAAAAAATATCGTTTTAAAACAATAATTAATTTAAGAGGCGCTCATCCAGATAAAGACTGGTATAAATATGAAATAAAGTTTTGCAAAGACCATAATATAACCCATATTGATTTTCAAATGAGTGATAAAGAGTTTCAATCACCTAAAAAAATAAATGAGGTTTTAAAAATTATAAAAGATGCTAAAAAACCTGTACTAATTCACTGTAGGGCAGGGGCTGACAGAACGGGACTTGTAAGTGCAGCCTATTTATATTTAATAGGTGAAAAAAATAATTCAATGTTAAGTATTAAATACGGGCATTTTCCATACTTAGGGTCTCCTACAAAAGCTATGGATGAAAGCTATAAGAAATGGAAAATGAGCGCAAATGAGCAAAGTAAATTATGGAAAATGTTGAATGATAAATGA
- a CDS encoding glycosyltransferase family 2 protein produces MKISVVVPLMNEEENIKYLIEEVDKALKEFDYELILVDDGSTDNTVEEIKKRMNDKTKLVILNRNYGQTSAMAAGIKVAGGDIIVTIDGDLQNDPNDIPMMIEKLNEGYDVVAGIRAKRQDEPVRKFLSKIANKIIRKITGVYITDYGCTLKVFKKDVAKNLQLYGELHRFIPILAKMYGAKITEVPVRHHERKFGKSKYGFNRIFKVISDLMYLVFMQRFGQKPMHFFGTIGFIMFSVGALIDLYLFILKLFGESIGNRPLLTVGTVSIIAGIQLITTGFLAEIMIRTYYESQNKKPYVIKEIINSKNSE; encoded by the coding sequence ATGAAAATTTCCGTGGTAGTGCCTTTAATGAATGAAGAAGAAAATATAAAATATTTAATTGAAGAAGTGGATAAAGCCCTAAAAGAATTTGATTACGAATTAATTTTAGTGGATGACGGAAGCACAGACAATACTGTAGAAGAAATTAAAAAAAGAATGAATGATAAAACAAAACTTGTTATTCTAAATAGAAACTACGGCCAAACCTCAGCAATGGCTGCCGGAATAAAAGTGGCAGGAGGAGATATAATCGTTACAATTGACGGAGATTTACAAAACGACCCGAATGATATTCCTATGATGATTGAAAAACTAAACGAAGGTTATGATGTAGTTGCCGGTATAAGGGCAAAAAGACAGGATGAGCCTGTTAGAAAATTTTTAAGCAAAATAGCAAATAAAATTATTAGAAAAATAACAGGCGTTTATATAACTGATTACGGCTGCACATTAAAAGTCTTTAAAAAAGATGTTGCAAAAAATCTCCAGTTATACGGAGAGCTTCACAGATTTATTCCCATTTTAGCTAAAATGTACGGGGCAAAAATTACAGAAGTACCTGTTAGACATCATGAAAGAAAATTTGGAAAAAGCAAATACGGATTTAACAGAATTTTTAAAGTAATAAGCGATTTGATGTATTTAGTGTTTATGCAGAGATTTGGACAAAAGCCTATGCATTTTTTTGGGACAATCGGTTTTATAATGTTTAGTGTGGGGGCCTTGATTGACCTGTATCTGTTTATTTTGAAACTATTTGGAGAAAGCATAGGCAACAGGCCTCTTTTAACGGTAGGAACCGTATCTATTATTGCCGGTATTCAATTAATTACCACAGGATTTTTAGCAGAAATTATGATAAGAACTTATTACGAATCACAAAACAAAAAACCTTATGTTATAAAAGAAATAATAAATAGTAAAAACAGTGAGTAG
- a CDS encoding lysylphosphatidylglycerol synthase transmembrane domain-containing protein, with protein MSKELKKKIKLLIKIIFIISAFIIIVNKIDINKLKEIKLIHPTLLILAFITFNLSQIISAMRVHTYLKNINVTPTFKTQLILYYLGMFYNILLPGGIGGDAYKAYKFQKNFEVGYKKIIKALLIDRISGLFAIFFIISVLIFFSRFDMFLIYAIILLITTPFILYFIHKLLFIEFKKSFLKTFVFSLIIQSLQLISFIFIMLSFNIKLHLIDYGILFLISSVVSVIPISIGGVGLRELTFLYSSDYFPINAEVGILAAFLFFVITLISSSIGILFLRSKHV; from the coding sequence GTGAGTAAAGAATTAAAGAAAAAAATTAAATTACTAATAAAAATAATTTTTATCATTTCAGCTTTTATAATTATTGTAAATAAAATTGATATCAATAAATTAAAAGAGATAAAGCTAATTCACCCAACTTTACTGATTTTGGCATTTATCACTTTTAACCTTTCTCAAATTATTTCTGCTATGAGGGTTCACACATATTTAAAAAACATAAACGTAACACCAACATTTAAAACACAGCTTATTTTATATTATCTCGGAATGTTTTATAACATACTTTTGCCGGGCGGAATAGGAGGGGACGCATATAAGGCTTATAAATTTCAAAAAAATTTTGAGGTAGGATATAAAAAAATAATAAAAGCCCTTTTAATTGACAGAATATCAGGTCTTTTTGCAATTTTTTTTATTATTTCCGTTTTAATTTTTTTCAGCAGATTTGATATGTTTTTAATATATGCAATTATTTTACTTATTACAACGCCATTTATTTTATATTTTATTCATAAACTGCTTTTTATTGAATTTAAAAAAAGCTTTTTAAAAACATTTGTTTTTTCACTTATTATTCAATCCCTTCAGTTAATAAGCTTTATTTTTATAATGCTAAGTTTTAACATAAAACTTCATTTAATTGATTACGGGATTTTGTTTTTAATTTCTTCAGTTGTAAGCGTAATTCCTATTTCAATCGGTGGAGTTGGTTTAAGGGAACTTACTTTTCTTTATTCTTCAGATTATTTTCCAATAAATGCAGAAGTGGGAATTTTAGCAGCCTTTTTATTTTTTGTAATAACTTTGATTTCTTCAAGTATAGGAATTCTATTTTTAAGGAGCAAACATGTTTAA
- a CDS encoding PLP-dependent cysteine synthase family protein, with product MFNTPIFQLNNISIKLEYKNPAGSIKDRPALFMLKDAFSKGFREIVEVTSGNTGIALSFYAKKFGIKPTIFMPKSFSIERQKLLKMYGANLILTDGTIADAINEAKEYIKKHNAYYTDQFNNPLNALSHEYSTALEILNQIEKIDYFVSGVGSGGTITGIAKVLKPLGVKIIAVEPKEAPVIYNKLKNENLPINKHNIQGIAAGFIPKIIDLNLLDDVILIKSDEAVEYMKKLPNLGITGGISTAANILAAKKLNGNIVTISPDGIEKYLSL from the coding sequence ATGTTTAACACACCTATTTTTCAGCTAAACAATATTTCAATCAAACTTGAATACAAAAACCCGGCAGGCAGCATAAAAGACAGACCCGCTCTTTTTATGTTAAAAGACGCTTTTTCAAAAGGATTCAGGGAAATTGTGGAAGTTACAAGCGGAAATACCGGAATTGCCCTTAGTTTTTATGCCAAAAAATTTGGTATTAAGCCTACTATTTTTATGCCGAAAAGTTTTTCTATTGAGAGACAAAAACTCCTTAAAATGTATGGAGCTAATTTAATTTTAACGGACGGCACGATTGCTGATGCTATAAATGAAGCAAAAGAATACATAAAAAAACATAATGCTTATTATACAGACCAGTTTAATAACCCCTTAAATGCCCTTTCACATGAATACTCAACAGCACTTGAGATTTTAAATCAGATTGAAAAAATAGATTATTTTGTTTCAGGTGTCGGAAGCGGAGGAACAATTACAGGAATAGCAAAAGTTTTAAAACCATTAGGAGTTAAAATAATAGCTGTTGAGCCAAAAGAAGCACCTGTAATTTACAATAAACTTAAAAATGAAAATTTACCAATAAATAAACATAACATTCAGGGAATAGCAGCGGGGTTTATACCAAAAATAATTGATTTAAACTTACTTGATGATGTGATTTTGATTAAAAGTGATGAGGCGGTTGAATATATGAAAAAACTGCCGAATTTAGGAATTACAGGGGGAATTTCAACGGCCGCAAATATTCTGGCGGCAAAAAAGTTAAACGGAAATATTGTTACAATATCACCTGACGGAATAGAAAAATACCTCAGCCTTTAA
- a CDS encoding phage holin family protein: MNDKRSNIIVSILEVVLLLIRSNLLFSFKEEIKKDTAQYLNAVFIGIIGLIFFILSLIFISFGVYEFLKLFMKSYYAFLIIGGFYFFVFLCLIFTIKKRLKG, from the coding sequence ATGAATGATAAAAGAAGCAATATAATTGTTTCTATATTGGAAGTTGTTTTATTATTAATTAGAAGTAATTTGTTATTTTCTTTTAAAGAAGAAATAAAAAAAGATACAGCACAATACTTAAATGCTGTGTTTATTGGAATTATCGGATTAATATTTTTTATTCTGTCTTTAATTTTTATAAGTTTCGGTGTATATGAATTTTTAAAACTTTTTATGAAAAGTTATTATGCTTTTTTAATTATAGGGGGATTTTATTTTTTTGTTTTTTTATGTCTTATTTTTACAATAAAAAAACGCCTTAAAGGCTGA
- a CDS encoding murein transglycosylase domain-containing protein, translating to MKKIFLAILFLTGCSVSDYQSIASIAVSKNPKSKIKHFLIRKRDYYLTHPQALAKDVKSFLYHFNLEVKEFTKAISIWQNPEKPTIKKLVKYSNHYRARAIIDFDRGLVKVETIDKNYKEVLKKALVNTMLMPDDPRSVDLFSDKIVLKGKPFLAGEIYDFEGKLVLYKWRANRYSSYLIRHNLKSYVYKNQKIYYVTFPLVKNSETLRAKKYLPYVKMYSKKYSISKSLIFGVIKTESDFNPYAVSYVPAFGLMQIVPTTAGIEGYERAYGYKHIPSKEFLFVPKNNINIGSAYLNLLYYKYLPRIKNPLSREYMMIASYNSGIGNVLRVFSIRRDRAIAIANSLSPKEVYYRLIHRLPTSEGRNYLPKVLNNRNKFIAL from the coding sequence ATGAAAAAAATATTTTTGGCTATTTTATTTTTAACCGGCTGCAGTGTTAGTGATTATCAGAGCATAGCTTCCATTGCTGTATCTAAAAATCCAAAATCAAAAATTAAGCATTTTTTAATTAGAAAAAGAGATTATTATCTTACACATCCTCAAGCACTTGCAAAAGATGTAAAAAGCTTTTTGTATCATTTTAATTTAGAAGTTAAAGAGTTTACAAAAGCTATATCTATTTGGCAAAATCCAGAGAAGCCGACTATCAAAAAATTGGTTAAGTATTCAAATCATTACAGGGCAAGAGCTATTATTGATTTTGACAGAGGATTAGTAAAAGTTGAAACAATTGATAAAAATTATAAAGAAGTTTTAAAAAAAGCTCTTGTTAATACAATGCTTATGCCAGATGACCCAAGAAGCGTAGATTTATTCAGCGATAAAATTGTTTTAAAAGGAAAACCTTTTCTGGCGGGTGAAATATATGATTTTGAAGGGAAACTGGTTTTATATAAATGGAGGGCAAACAGGTATTCCAGTTATTTAATAAGACATAATCTAAAAAGTTATGTATATAAAAATCAAAAAATTTATTATGTAACATTCCCGTTAGTCAAAAACAGCGAAACTCTCAGGGCTAAAAAATATCTTCCATATGTTAAAATGTATTCAAAAAAATATTCAATTTCTAAAAGTTTAATATTTGGAGTTATTAAAACAGAAAGCGATTTTAACCCTTATGCTGTAAGTTATGTTCCAGCATTTGGACTTATGCAGATAGTTCCAACCACAGCCGGCATTGAAGGATATGAAAGAGCTTATGGGTATAAACATATACCAAGTAAGGAATTTTTATTTGTCCCTAAAAACAATATTAATATTGGAAGTGCATATTTAAATCTTTTATATTATAAATATCTCCCAAGAATAAAAAATCCATTAAGTCGCGAATATATGATGATAGCTTCATATAATAGCGGAATAGGAAATGTATTAAGAGTTTTTAGCATAAGAAGAGATAGAGCTATTGCAATTGCTAATTCTTTAAGTCCAAAAGAAGTTTATTATAGACTTATTCACAGGCTTCCAACAAGTGAGGGAAGAAATTATCTTCCTAAAGTTTTAAACAATAGAAATAAATTTATTGCATTATAA
- a CDS encoding substrate-binding domain-containing protein, whose protein sequence is MAVPNPKGTIYGNRAEEFFKNIHIHPINELTVSMMPQGINYLQMNIVECAVANEVMALFLKNKYSYIEIKKNYTPIILGFSSIKKSKTCVDFIKFLKSEKIKKYLKSRGICI, encoded by the coding sequence ATTGCAGTTCCTAATCCAAAAGGAACTATTTATGGCAACAGGGCAGAAGAATTTTTTAAAAATATTCATATTCATCCTATAAATGAATTAACAGTATCAATGATGCCTCAGGGAATTAATTATTTACAGATGAATATAGTAGAGTGTGCAGTCGCAAATGAGGTAATGGCACTATTTTTAAAAAACAAATATTCATATATTGAAATAAAAAAGAATTATACACCTATAATTTTAGGTTTTTCATCAATAAAAAAAAGTAAAACGTGTGTTGATTTTATTAAATTTTTAAAATCTGAAAAAATAAAAAAATATTTAAAAAGCAGGGGGATATGCATTTAA
- a CDS encoding molybdenum ABC transporter permease, with protein MHLNEEAIFSIVLTLKVLGVDLILLLTIGSLISFYLAESHSFFAKIFSFILDLPLALPPIVTGFLLLYFLSQNTVLGQTLLKLNINLVFNFYSLILAGFIASLPLYSKPVISAIKHYPMNIKEAAYISGKSRLNTFIFIILPGIKKTFLVSVILSVTRIFSEIGISLMLGGNIPFKTNTVSLEIFTSVFNGDLDTAFHLSIIMFIISLLFFITLKILEKEH; from the coding sequence ATGCATTTAAACGAAGAAGCCATATTTTCAATTGTTCTTACGCTTAAAGTGCTGGGGGTAGATTTAATACTGCTGCTTACAATAGGAAGTTTAATATCTTTTTATCTGGCGGAATCACATTCCTTTTTCGCTAAAATTTTTTCTTTTATACTTGATTTACCCTTGGCCCTTCCGCCTATTGTAACAGGTTTTTTACTTTTATATTTTCTTTCACAAAACACAGTTTTAGGCCAAACACTGTTAAAATTAAATATAAATCTTGTTTTTAATTTTTATTCGTTAATTTTGGCTGGTTTTATTGCGTCACTTCCTCTTTATTCCAAACCTGTGATTTCAGCAATAAAACATTATCCTATGAATATAAAAGAAGCTGCATATATAAGCGGTAAAAGCAGGTTAAACACATTTATATTTATAATTCTGCCCGGAATAAAAAAAACATTTTTAGTATCGGTTATTTTATCCGTAACAAGAATATTTTCAGAAATCGGTATTTCTTTAATGCTAGGAGGAAATATCCCGTTTAAAACAAATACCGTTTCACTTGAAATTTTTACAAGCGTATTCAACGGAGATTTAGATACCGCTTTTCATTTAAGTATTATTATGTTTATAATTTCTCTTTTATTTTTTATAACATTAAAAATTTTGGAAAAAGAACATTAA
- the argJ gene encoding bifunctional glutamate N-acetyltransferase/amino-acid acetyltransferase ArgJ, protein MFRITPIKNGLCAIDGIYADGVNAGFKKDGFDVGFIRSEKIMNIAYLFTTNKFQAAPVKYVLNKNIEKTNFILANSKNANALTGEEGINDIKEILSFLNEKIDAINPIMSSTGVIGVRIDKEKIKSAIEKFDFNAKNSKNFAKAIMTTDSFYKEIAFEVEGNFGKFKIAGVAKGAGMINPAMATMLCFIVTDANVPREKMKKILSEINDNTFNAISVDGDTSTNDSVFLMSTNEGDYEEGAFREALNQVMLKLATDIVKDGEGATKLVAFNVKGAKNKLEAKIAAKALANSLLVKTAIFGEDPNWGRIASTIGASGIECDENTLSIEIGDVLIYDKGKNCFDKVTEEKARKVMKKDSFKIEVDIGIGDGKFRAFGCDLSYDYVKINAEYRT, encoded by the coding sequence ATGTTTAGAATAACACCAATAAAAAACGGACTTTGTGCAATAGACGGGATTTATGCAGACGGTGTAAATGCAGGATTCAAAAAAGATGGTTTTGATGTGGGATTTATAAGAAGTGAAAAAATCATGAATATAGCTTATTTATTTACTACAAACAAATTTCAAGCGGCGCCAGTTAAATATGTTTTAAACAAAAATATTGAAAAAACAAATTTTATTCTGGCAAATTCAAAAAATGCAAACGCCTTAACCGGGGAAGAGGGAATTAATGACATTAAAGAGATTTTAAGTTTTTTAAATGAAAAAATAGATGCAATAAATCCTATAATGAGCTCAACCGGAGTAATTGGGGTAAGAATTGATAAAGAAAAAATAAAGAGTGCTATAGAAAAATTTGATTTTAATGCTAAAAATTCCAAGAATTTTGCAAAAGCAATAATGACCACAGACAGCTTTTATAAAGAAATAGCTTTTGAAGTAGAAGGAAATTTTGGAAAATTTAAAATTGCAGGTGTTGCCAAGGGAGCCGGAATGATAAACCCTGCAATGGCTACAATGCTTTGTTTTATAGTGACTGATGCAAATGTTCCCCGAGAAAAAATGAAAAAAATATTGAGTGAAATTAATGATAATACGTTTAACGCAATAAGTGTTGACGGGGATACATCCACTAACGACAGCGTTTTTTTAATGAGTACAAACGAGGGTGATTATGAAGAAGGGGCTTTTAGGGAAGCATTGAATCAGGTAATGCTAAAACTGGCAACTGATATTGTAAAAGATGGGGAGGGTGCTACAAAACTGGTGGCTTTTAATGTAAAAGGCGCTAAAAATAAATTGGAAGCCAAGATTGCCGCCAAAGCTCTTGCAAATTCGCTTCTTGTAAAAACGGCAATTTTCGGAGAAGACCCTAACTGGGGAAGAATCGCTTCAACAATAGGCGCAAGCGGGATCGAATGCGATGAAAACACTTTATCCATTGAAATAGGAGATGTTTTAATATATGATAAGGGGAAAAACTGTTTTGACAAAGTTACAGAAGAAAAAGCCCGTAAAGTTATGAAAAAAGATTCTTTTAAAATAGAAGTTGATATCGGAATAGGTGATGGCAAATTCAGGGCATTTGGCTGTGATTTAAGTTATGATTATGTAAAGATAAATGCGGAATACAGAACTTAA
- a CDS encoding potassium channel protein: MTFKEKLAKLFNWETSKKPEVDLSYEIWGELKPFRAPIILTVLIELFGTLGYIAIDHFSLMDAIYQTGITFTTVGFGEIAPISPLGRLFTIFLIIAGFAVFSYAVGILVDVINKGRLFALLKENRMLYKIARLKNHYVVCFHNEYTIDVTKELRHAHIPFVVIDNNDNLEEIAKKNRYPFFVKGDPHTTVSIKKASLSSAKGVISLSKNVADNIALISSVKLYEKELKRHPYYILSIANSEEDIEKLQKLGAHEVISPNKLIAKRMTAIAANPDVKNILEEFVYSTDSPLNLEKITVSKKSWLAYKKLKDAHLRELFNVSVVGVKEASGKFVPVPKGEYTLKPGDKVLVIGTSKDMVKARFVIRSTKRPKNIDFI, translated from the coding sequence ATGACTTTTAAAGAAAAACTTGCTAAACTCTTTAACTGGGAAACTTCAAAAAAACCAGAAGTAGACCTTTCTTATGAAATCTGGGGAGAGCTAAAACCTTTCAGAGCCCCGATAATACTTACTGTTTTAATCGAATTGTTCGGTACTTTGGGATATATTGCAATTGATCATTTTTCTTTGATGGATGCAATTTATCAGACAGGAATTACTTTTACCACAGTGGGTTTTGGTGAAATAGCCCCCATTTCACCGCTTGGCAGACTTTTTACAATATTTTTGATTATTGCAGGATTTGCCGTATTTTCTTATGCGGTGGGTATTTTAGTGGATGTGATTAATAAAGGCCGCCTTTTTGCACTACTTAAGGAGAACAGAATGCTTTATAAAATAGCAAGACTTAAAAATCATTATGTCGTGTGTTTTCATAACGAATATACCATAGATGTGACAAAAGAACTAAGACATGCCCATATTCCTTTTGTTGTTATAGACAATAATGATAATTTGGAAGAAATTGCCAAAAAGAACAGATATCCTTTTTTTGTAAAAGGGGATCCTCATACCACGGTTTCTATTAAAAAGGCATCTCTTAGCAGTGCAAAAGGTGTAATATCTCTATCCAAAAATGTAGCCGACAATATAGCACTGATCAGCAGTGTAAAATTATACGAAAAAGAATTAAAAAGGCATCCTTATTATATTCTTTCAATAGCAAATTCAGAAGAAGATATAGAAAAACTTCAAAAACTGGGGGCCCATGAAGTAATTTCACCTAATAAGCTGATTGCTAAAAGAATGACGGCAATAGCCGCAAATCCAGATGTTAAAAATATTTTGGAGGAATTTGTATATTCTACAGATAGCCCTCTTAATCTGGAAAAAATAACTGTAAGTAAAAAATCGTGGCTTGCATATAAAAAACTCAAAGACGCACATTTAAGAGAATTGTTTAATGTAAGTGTTGTCGGAGTAAAAGAAGCAAGCGGAAAATTCGTGCCTGTTCCAAAAGGCGAATATACTCTTAAACCTGGGGATAAAGTGTTGGTAATCGGTACTTCAAAAGACATGGTTAAAGCCAGGTTTGTAATAAGAAGTACAAAAAGACCCAAAAATATTGATTTTATATAA
- the rpmB gene encoding 50S ribosomal protein L28: MARKCEICGKGPQFGNRVSHSNKKIRHKFDPNIQNVKIEINGVRRKVKICTSCLRNLKKSV; the protein is encoded by the coding sequence ATGGCAAGAAAATGCGAAATTTGTGGAAAAGGTCCTCAATTTGGAAACAGAGTGAGCCATTCAAATAAAAAAATCAGACATAAGTTTGACCCAAACATTCAAAACGTTAAAATTGAAATTAACGGAGTCAGAAGAAAAGTTAAAATTTGTACAAGTTGTCTTAGAAACCTGAAGAAATCTGTATAA
- a CDS encoding 2,3,4,5-tetrahydropyridine-2,6-carboxylate N-succinyltransferase, which yields MFEKLVKNISNYRQPMAFGIARVDLGQLNHDKVLQATYPVINWNENFGSAAVFIRSLIECGVDVDFEKSEFVAPISKDFVDTALNYFGEDLISEAVGEKHKNIQVLKVLKEIFEEELYDNYRICFLFKDEAPKSVEAVYLKLYALSTRKAPLRGVNLSGAFGVLHNSAWIGNVPIELEYLKAHEIEMKLKDSFPEIEYVDKFPRFLAHIIPDENIRILDTSKVRFGAQLAPGTTVMPGASYINFNAGTEGAVMVEGRISSSAVVKEGADVGGGASILGVLSGTNGNPITIGKNTLLGANSVTGIPLGDGCIVDAGIAVLEGTKIFIGEDEFEKIKEVNPEWKAEYKEYFKGLELAGLNGIHYRFDTTKGKMTAFRSRREVKLNEELH from the coding sequence ATGTTTGAAAAGTTAGTAAAAAATATATCTAATTACAGACAACCGATGGCTTTTGGAATTGCAAGAGTCGATTTGGGACAGTTAAACCATGATAAAGTACTTCAGGCCACTTATCCCGTAATAAACTGGAATGAAAATTTTGGCTCAGCAGCAGTATTTATCAGAAGTTTGATTGAATGCGGCGTTGATGTTGATTTTGAAAAAAGCGAATTTGTAGCGCCTATTTCCAAAGATTTTGTAGATACGGCATTAAATTATTTCGGAGAAGATTTGATAAGTGAGGCCGTAGGCGAAAAACATAAAAATATACAGGTTTTAAAGGTTTTAAAAGAAATTTTTGAAGAAGAGTTATACGATAATTACAGAATTTGTTTCTTATTTAAAGATGAGGCCCCAAAGTCGGTTGAGGCTGTTTATTTGAAATTATACGCCCTTTCCACAAGAAAAGCACCTTTAAGAGGAGTAAATTTGAGCGGGGCTTTCGGTGTTTTGCATAATTCGGCGTGGATTGGAAATGTACCGATTGAGCTTGAATATTTAAAAGCCCATGAAATTGAAATGAAGCTTAAAGATTCATTCCCTGAAATAGAATATGTGGATAAATTTCCGAGATTCCTTGCACATATAATTCCGGATGAAAATATAAGAATTCTTGATACAAGCAAAGTAAGATTCGGTGCCCAGTTGGCTCCCGGAACCACTGTAATGCCGGGGGCAAGTTATATAAACTTTAACGCCGGAACAGAGGGTGCGGTAATGGTTGAAGGCAGAATAAGCTCATCCGCCGTTGTAAAAGAAGGTGCTGATGTAGGCGGAGGTGCGAGTATTTTAGGAGTGCTCAGCGGTACAAACGGAAATCCTATTACCATTGGTAAAAATACGCTTCTTGGCGCAAATTCTGTAACAGGGATCCCTTTGGGAGACGGATGTATAGTAGATGCCGGAATTGCGGTTTTAGAGGGCACAAAAATATTTATTGGCGAAGATGAATTTGAAAAAATTAAAGAAGTAAATCCTGAATGGAAGGCGGAATATAAAGAATATTTTAAAGGGTTGGAATTAGCAGGACTTAACGGAATTCATTACAGATTTGACACAACAAAAGGGAAAATGACAGCATTTAGAAGTAGACGTGAGGTTAAGCTTAATGAAGAACTTCATTAA